A single window of Jiangella alkaliphila DNA harbors:
- a CDS encoding acyl-CoA mutase large subunit family protein, translated as MSTTESGLPIEPVYGPDALDGWPAAQRLGEPGGYPFTRGVYPTMYTGRPWTMRQYAGFGTAAESNRRYHQLVEAGTGGLSVAFDLPTQMGYDSDAQVAAGEVGKVGVAIDSLEDMRVLFDGIPLGEVSTSMTINAPASLLLLLYQLVGVEQGVQGDRLTGTIQNDVLKEYIARGTYIYPPAASLRLTSDIFGYCQRELPRWNTISISGYHMAEAGATPVQEVAFTLANAREYVRAALSAGLGVDEFAPRLSFFFVSRTTILEEIAKFRAARRIWARVMRDEFGATNPKSQMLRFHTQTAGVQLTAQQPEVNMVRVAVQALAAVLGGTQSLHTNSYDEAIALPTEKAARLALRTQQVLAYETDVTRTVDPFAGSYAVESLTDELEAAAVGLMTQVEDMGGAVAAIERGFQKDQIENSAYDVAKQIDAHERTVVGVNRFVTNDDEPYEPLRVDPTIEEAQAARLAALRSSRDGDTVGRALDALAAAAAGTDNALVPMRDALAARATVGEVCDALREVWGTYTPPTGI; from the coding sequence ATGAGCACCACGGAGTCCGGGCTCCCCATCGAGCCCGTCTACGGTCCGGATGCGCTGGACGGCTGGCCGGCGGCGCAGCGGCTGGGCGAGCCCGGCGGCTACCCGTTCACCCGCGGCGTCTACCCGACGATGTACACCGGCCGGCCCTGGACGATGCGCCAGTACGCCGGGTTCGGCACGGCCGCGGAGTCCAACCGCCGCTACCACCAGCTGGTCGAGGCCGGCACCGGCGGGCTGTCCGTCGCGTTCGACCTGCCGACGCAGATGGGCTACGACTCCGACGCCCAGGTGGCGGCCGGCGAGGTCGGCAAGGTCGGCGTCGCGATCGACTCGCTCGAGGACATGCGGGTGCTGTTCGACGGCATCCCGCTGGGCGAGGTGTCGACGTCGATGACGATCAACGCGCCGGCGTCGCTGCTGTTGCTGCTGTACCAGCTGGTGGGTGTGGAACAAGGAGTGCAGGGCGACCGATTGACCGGCACGATCCAGAACGACGTGCTCAAGGAGTACATCGCCCGCGGCACCTACATCTACCCGCCGGCCGCGTCGTTGCGGTTGACCAGCGACATCTTCGGCTACTGCCAGCGTGAGCTGCCGCGCTGGAACACCATCTCGATCTCCGGCTACCACATGGCCGAGGCCGGCGCGACGCCCGTGCAGGAGGTCGCGTTCACGCTGGCCAACGCGCGCGAGTACGTCCGCGCGGCGCTCTCGGCCGGCCTGGGCGTCGACGAGTTCGCGCCGCGGCTGTCGTTCTTCTTCGTGTCGCGCACGACGATCCTCGAGGAGATCGCCAAGTTCCGCGCCGCACGGCGCATCTGGGCCCGCGTCATGCGCGACGAGTTCGGCGCGACGAACCCGAAGTCGCAGATGCTCCGGTTCCACACGCAGACGGCCGGGGTGCAGCTCACGGCGCAGCAGCCCGAGGTGAACATGGTCCGGGTCGCGGTGCAGGCGCTGGCCGCGGTGCTCGGCGGCACCCAGTCGCTGCACACGAACTCCTACGACGAGGCCATCGCGCTGCCGACGGAGAAGGCGGCCCGGCTGGCGCTGCGCACCCAGCAGGTGCTCGCCTACGAGACCGACGTCACCCGCACCGTCGACCCGTTTGCCGGCTCGTACGCCGTCGAGTCGCTCACCGACGAGCTGGAGGCGGCCGCCGTCGGGCTGATGACGCAGGTCGAGGACATGGGCGGCGCCGTCGCGGCGATCGAGCGCGGCTTCCAGAAGGACCAGATCGAGAACTCCGCCTACGACGTCGCCAAGCAGATCGACGCCCACGAGCGCACCGTCGTCGGCGTCAACCGGTTCGTCACCAACGACGACGAGCCGTACGAGCCGCTGCGGGTCGACCCCACGATCGAGGAGGCCCAGGCCGCCAGGCTGGCCGCGCTGCGGTCCTCGCGCGACGGCGACACCGTCGGCCGGGCGCTCGACGCGCTGGCGGCGGCCGCGGCGGGGACGGACAACGCGCTGGTGCCGATGCGCGACGCGCTGGCCGCCCGGGCCACCGTCGGCGAGGTCTGCGACGCGCTGCGCGAGGTGTGGGGCACGTACACGCCGCCCACCGGAATCTGA
- a CDS encoding glycosyltransferase family 4 protein has product MRVAIVAESFLPQINGVTNSVCRVVEHLTRRGHTALVIAPGEGVSEYDGHQVVRVPSFALPGNDDSIVGISTRRRISKILRDFDPDVVHLAAPVWLGRAGMNAATRLGLPTVAIYQTDVAGFARGYRLWRTLGDEAIWSWMRRIHDQADLTLAPSTASLRQLADHGFPRLGRWGRGVDLVRFHPAHRDEQLRRELAPNGEVIVGYIGRLAPEKHVASLTALAGLPGVKLAIVGGGPSEQSLRAALPDAAFLGFRTGEPLSKAYASLDVFVHTGPAETFCQAVQEALASGVPVVAPNAGGPVDLVDHGWSGYLVDTGDGEQLRAAVGRIAADPVRRVRMAAAARESVYGRSWAAICDQLLDHYATAIARKRQAAPAA; this is encoded by the coding sequence ATGAGGGTAGCGATCGTCGCAGAGTCGTTCCTCCCCCAGATCAACGGCGTCACGAACTCGGTCTGCCGCGTCGTGGAGCATCTCACGCGACGCGGTCACACGGCCCTCGTGATCGCCCCCGGCGAGGGCGTGTCGGAGTACGACGGCCACCAGGTGGTGCGGGTGCCGTCGTTCGCGCTGCCGGGCAACGACGACAGCATCGTCGGCATCTCCACCCGGCGGCGCATCAGCAAGATCCTGCGCGACTTCGACCCCGACGTCGTGCACCTGGCGGCCCCGGTCTGGCTGGGCCGGGCCGGCATGAACGCCGCCACCCGGCTGGGGCTGCCGACGGTGGCGATCTACCAGACCGACGTGGCCGGGTTCGCCCGCGGCTACCGGCTGTGGCGCACCCTCGGCGACGAGGCCATCTGGTCCTGGATGCGCCGCATCCACGACCAGGCCGACCTCACGCTGGCGCCGTCGACGGCGAGCCTGCGGCAGCTGGCCGACCACGGCTTCCCGCGCCTGGGCCGCTGGGGCCGCGGCGTCGACCTCGTCCGCTTCCACCCGGCCCACCGCGACGAGCAGCTGCGCCGCGAGCTGGCCCCGAACGGCGAGGTCATCGTCGGCTACATCGGCCGACTCGCCCCGGAGAAACATGTCGCCTCGCTGACCGCGCTGGCCGGGCTGCCCGGCGTCAAGCTGGCCATCGTCGGCGGCGGGCCGAGCGAGCAGTCGCTGCGGGCCGCGCTGCCCGACGCCGCGTTCCTCGGCTTCCGCACCGGCGAGCCGCTGTCCAAGGCGTACGCGAGCCTCGACGTGTTCGTGCACACCGGCCCGGCCGAGACGTTCTGCCAGGCGGTCCAGGAGGCGCTGGCCTCCGGCGTCCCCGTCGTCGCGCCCAACGCGGGCGGCCCCGTCGACCTCGTCGACCACGGCTGGTCCGGCTACCTCGTCGACACCGGTGACGGCGAGCAGCTGCGGGCCGCGGTGGGGCGCATCGCCGCCGACCCGGTCCGCCGGGTCCGGATGGCCGCCGCCGCCCGCGAGTCGGTGTACGGGCGGTCGTGGGCGGCGATCTGCGACCAGCTGCTCGACCACTACGCGACGGCGATCGCGCGGAAGCGCCAGGCGGCTCCCGCGGCATAA
- the sdhC gene encoding succinate dehydrogenase, cytochrome b556 subunit: MPKAPAGTLYRGREGMWSWVAHRVTGIGIFFFLFAHILDTALVRVSPEAYNEVIATYKNPIVGLMEVGLVAAIVFHAFNGLRIVLVDFWSKGPRFQKQLFASVLVLWVVLMVPFTIRHLSHVFGG; the protein is encoded by the coding sequence GTGCCCAAGGCGCCTGCTGGCACGCTCTATCGCGGCCGCGAAGGCATGTGGTCGTGGGTGGCCCACCGGGTCACCGGCATCGGCATCTTCTTCTTCCTCTTCGCGCACATCCTCGACACCGCGCTCGTCCGGGTGTCGCCGGAGGCGTACAACGAGGTGATCGCCACCTACAAGAACCCGATCGTCGGGCTCATGGAGGTGGGGCTGGTGGCCGCCATCGTGTTCCACGCGTTCAACGGCCTGCGCATCGTTCTCGTCGACTTCTGGTCGAAGGGGCCGCGGTTCCAGAAGCAGCTGTTCGCCAGCGTCCTGGTCCTCTGGGTGGTCCTGATGGTGCCGTTCACGATCCGCCACCTCTCCCACGTGTTCGGGGGCTGA
- the sdhD gene encoding succinate dehydrogenase, hydrophobic membrane anchor protein: MTTTIPAPRTPRRLRGRTNTELYAWMFMRASGVLLVILIFTHLFVNLVTGDGINALDFGFVAGKWANPVWQVWDLMMLWLAMLHGTNGMRTVINDYAERDQLRLWLKVGLYTATTITIVLGTLVIFTFDPCPPDAAADLLPSFCPVP, from the coding sequence ATGACGACGACGATTCCCGCCCCGCGAACGCCGCGGCGGCTGCGCGGCCGCACCAACACCGAGCTGTACGCGTGGATGTTCATGCGCGCGTCCGGTGTGCTGCTGGTCATCCTGATCTTCACGCACCTGTTCGTGAACCTGGTGACCGGCGACGGCATCAACGCGCTCGACTTCGGCTTCGTGGCCGGCAAGTGGGCCAACCCGGTCTGGCAGGTGTGGGACCTGATGATGCTGTGGCTGGCGATGCTGCACGGCACCAACGGGATGCGCACGGTCATCAACGACTACGCCGAGCGCGACCAGCTGCGGCTGTGGCTGAAGGTCGGCCTGTACACGGCCACCACCATCACCATCGTGCTCGGGACGCTGGTGATCTTCACGTTCGACCCGTGCCCGCCGGACGCGGCCGCCGACCTGCTGCCGTCGTTCTGCCCGGTGCCGTAG